A window of Enoplosus armatus isolate fEnoArm2 chromosome 3, fEnoArm2.hap1, whole genome shotgun sequence contains these coding sequences:
- the tp53rk gene encoding EKC/KEOPS complex subunit TP53RK: MAVPEFLAKAELLKQGAEARVYRAEFLGKPTILKERFPKRYRHPVLDEKLTHRRTVQEVRSILRCRRAGISAPVVYFVDYTSHCIFLEEIVGSSTVRDHIASTKQSNSCKELEQLVERVGQILAKMHDEDVIHGDLTTSNMLLRCGPEDGESDLVLIDFGLSYISALPEDKGVDLYVLEKAFLSTHPNTEALFERLLKSYAASSKKSPAVIKKLDEVRLRGRKRSMVG, from the exons ATGGCGGTGCCGGAGTTCCTCGCTAAAGCAGAGTTATTAAAACAAGGAGCAGAAGCCCGGGTGTACCGGGCAGAGTTTCTGGGAAAGCCGACTATTTTGAAAGAAAGGTTCCCGAAACGCTACAGACACCCAGTGCTGGACGAAAAACTGACGCACCGCAGGACGGTCCAGGAGGTCCGCTCCATACTGCGCTGCCGGAGAGCAG GCATATCTGCCCCTGTAGTCTATTTTGTGGACTACACATCCCACTGTATTTTCCTGGAGGAAATCGTGGGTTCCTCGACTGTGCGTGACCACATTGCATCCACTAAGCAGTCTAATTCTTGTaaggagctggagcagctggTTGAGAGGGTGGGCCAGATCCTGGCCAAAATGCACGATGAGGACGTCATCCATGGAGACCTGACCACCTCCAACATGCTACTGAGATGCGGCCCGGAGGACGGGGAGTCCGACCTGGTCCTCATCGACTTCGGCCTGAGTTACATCTCCGCCCTGCCGGAGGATAAGGGGGTGGACTTGTACGTGCTGGAGAAGGCTTTCCTCAGTACCCACCCCAACACAGAGGCGCTGTTTGAGAGGCTGCTGAAGAGCTACGCGGCGTCATCCAAGAAGTCGCCGGCCGTCATTAAAAAGCTCGACGAGGTTCGgttgagagggaggaagaggtcGATGGTGGGATGA
- the LOC139282404 gene encoding serine incorporator 1 isoform X2, with the protein MGAVLGAFSFASWMPCLCSSATCLMCSCCPSSRNSTVTRIIYAFILLLGTIVACVMLSPGVDQQLKRVPGFCEDGAGSSIPGLQADVNCEMFVGYKAVYRICFGMSMWFLGFSILMINVKNSRDPRAAIHNGFWFFKFAALVAVTVGAFYIPDVPFTYWWFVVGSGGAFFFILIQLVLLVDFAHSWNETWLDRMETGNSRGWYAALLGVTTLNYILSFTAVLLFYLFYTKPDGCFINKFFISFNMLFCVVASVVSVLPKVQESQPRSGLLQSSIITLYTMFLTWSAMNNEPDRACNPGLLTVVIIGTEEPVLTSPYLQWWDAQSIVGLAIFVLCILYSSIRSSSTSQMNKLTMASKDSAILAEGGSSPDLSEESTGPRRVKDNERDMVQYSYSFFHLMFFLASLYIMMTLTNWYSPDADYTVTSKWPAVWVKITSSWVCLALYIWTLVAPLILTNRDFS; encoded by the exons ATGGGAGCTGTTCTGGGGGCCTTTTCCTTCGCAAGCTGG ATGCCGTGCCTGTGCAGCAGCGCAACCTGCCTGATGTGCAGCTGCTGTCCGAGCAGCAGGAACTCCACCGTGACCAGGATCATCTACGCCTTCATCTTGCTGCTGGGGACCATCGTCGCTTGCGTCATGCTGTCGCCGGGCGTGGATCAGCAGCTAAAACGG GTCCCGGGCTTCTGCGAGGACGGGGCTGGCTCTTCTATCCCCGGCCTGCAGGCTGACGtcaactgtgaaatgtttgtgggCTACAAGGCAGTGTACCGCATCTGCTTTGGCATGAGCATGTGGTTCCTGGGGTTTTCCATTCTTATGATTAACGTGAAGAACAGCAGAGACCCGCGTGCTGCCATCCACAATGG attttgGTTCTTCAAGTTTGCCGCCTTGGTGGCAGTGACAGTCGGTGCCTTTTACATTCCAGACGTGCCTTTTACCTACT GGTGGTTTGTCGTGGGCTCCGGCGGAGCTTTCTTTTTCATCCTGATccagctggtgctgctggtggacTTCGCCCACTCCTGGAACGAGACCTGGCTGGACAGGATGGAGACTGGCAACTCCAGGGGCTGGTATGCAG ctttgcTGGGGGTCACAACCCTCAACTACATCCTGTCGTTTACTGCAGTCTTGCTGTTCTACCTCTTCTACACCAAGCCTGACGGATGCTTCATCAACAAGTTCTTCATCAGCTTCAACATGTTGTTCTGCGTGGTGGCATCTGTCGTGTCTGTGCTGCCTAAAGTACAG GAGTCTCAGCCACGTTCAGGTCTTCTACAGTCCTCCATCATCACCCTGTACACCATGTTTCTGACCTGGTCTGCCATGAACAATGAGCCTG ACCGAGCATGTAACCCCGGTCTACTGA CTGTGGTGATCATCGGCACAGAGGAACCTGTCCTGACGTCCCCGTACCTGCAGTGGTGGGACGCCCAGAGCATCGTGGGGCTCGCTATATTTGTCCTGTGCATCCTCTACTCAAG CATTCGTTCGTCCAGCACCAGCCAGATGAACAAGCTGACCATGGCCTCCAAAGACTCGGCCATCCTGGCCGAGGGCGGCAGCAGCCCCGACCTCTCGGAGGAGTCGACAGGGCCCAGGCGGGTGAAGGACAACGAGCGCGACATGGTCCAGTACAGCTACTCCTTCTTCCACTTGATGTTCTTCCTGGCCTCGCTCTACATCATGATGACCCTCACCAACTGGTACAG CCCTGATGCAGACTACACTGTAACCAGCAAGTGGCCAGCCGTGTGGGTGAAGATCACCTCCAGCTGGGTGTGTTTAGCCCTGTACATCTGGACCCTGGTGGCCCCCTTGATCCTCACCAACCGAGACTTCAGCTGA
- the LOC139282404 gene encoding serine incorporator 3 isoform X1 gives MGAVLGAFSFASWMPCLCSSATCLMCSCCPSSRNSTVTRIIYAFILLLGTIVACVMLSPGVDQQLKRVPGFCEDGAGSSIPGLQADVNCEMFVGYKAVYRICFGMSMWFLGFSILMINVKNSRDPRAAIHNGFWFFKFAALVAVTVGAFYIPDVPFTYWWFVVGSGGAFFFILIQLVLLVDFAHSWNETWLDRMETGNSRGWYAALLGVTTLNYILSFTAVLLFYLFYTKPDGCFINKFFISFNMLFCVVASVVSVLPKVQESQPRSGLLQSSIITLYTMFLTWSAMNNEPDRACNPGLLSIFQQIAAPTLAPLEIENQTAVVIIGTEEPVLTSPYLQWWDAQSIVGLAIFVLCILYSSIRSSSTSQMNKLTMASKDSAILAEGGSSPDLSEESTGPRRVKDNERDMVQYSYSFFHLMFFLASLYIMMTLTNWYSPDADYTVTSKWPAVWVKITSSWVCLALYIWTLVAPLILTNRDFS, from the exons ATGGGAGCTGTTCTGGGGGCCTTTTCCTTCGCAAGCTGG ATGCCGTGCCTGTGCAGCAGCGCAACCTGCCTGATGTGCAGCTGCTGTCCGAGCAGCAGGAACTCCACCGTGACCAGGATCATCTACGCCTTCATCTTGCTGCTGGGGACCATCGTCGCTTGCGTCATGCTGTCGCCGGGCGTGGATCAGCAGCTAAAACGG GTCCCGGGCTTCTGCGAGGACGGGGCTGGCTCTTCTATCCCCGGCCTGCAGGCTGACGtcaactgtgaaatgtttgtgggCTACAAGGCAGTGTACCGCATCTGCTTTGGCATGAGCATGTGGTTCCTGGGGTTTTCCATTCTTATGATTAACGTGAAGAACAGCAGAGACCCGCGTGCTGCCATCCACAATGG attttgGTTCTTCAAGTTTGCCGCCTTGGTGGCAGTGACAGTCGGTGCCTTTTACATTCCAGACGTGCCTTTTACCTACT GGTGGTTTGTCGTGGGCTCCGGCGGAGCTTTCTTTTTCATCCTGATccagctggtgctgctggtggacTTCGCCCACTCCTGGAACGAGACCTGGCTGGACAGGATGGAGACTGGCAACTCCAGGGGCTGGTATGCAG ctttgcTGGGGGTCACAACCCTCAACTACATCCTGTCGTTTACTGCAGTCTTGCTGTTCTACCTCTTCTACACCAAGCCTGACGGATGCTTCATCAACAAGTTCTTCATCAGCTTCAACATGTTGTTCTGCGTGGTGGCATCTGTCGTGTCTGTGCTGCCTAAAGTACAG GAGTCTCAGCCACGTTCAGGTCTTCTACAGTCCTCCATCATCACCCTGTACACCATGTTTCTGACCTGGTCTGCCATGAACAATGAGCCTG ACCGAGCATGTAACCCCGGTCTACTGAGTATCTTCCAGCAGATTGCAGCCCCCACGCTGGCCCCTCTGGAGATCGAGAACCAGACAGCTGTGGTGATCATCGGCACAGAGGAACCTGTCCTGACGTCCCCGTACCTGCAGTGGTGGGACGCCCAGAGCATCGTGGGGCTCGCTATATTTGTCCTGTGCATCCTCTACTCAAG CATTCGTTCGTCCAGCACCAGCCAGATGAACAAGCTGACCATGGCCTCCAAAGACTCGGCCATCCTGGCCGAGGGCGGCAGCAGCCCCGACCTCTCGGAGGAGTCGACAGGGCCCAGGCGGGTGAAGGACAACGAGCGCGACATGGTCCAGTACAGCTACTCCTTCTTCCACTTGATGTTCTTCCTGGCCTCGCTCTACATCATGATGACCCTCACCAACTGGTACAG CCCTGATGCAGACTACACTGTAACCAGCAAGTGGCCAGCCGTGTGGGTGAAGATCACCTCCAGCTGGGTGTGTTTAGCCCTGTACATCTGGACCCTGGTGGCCCCCTTGATCCTCACCAACCGAGACTTCAGCTGA